The Chryseobacterium glaciei DNA window ACATCTATGAGATTGGTTACAGGCAAATGCCAGAGGAAATGTATCTGGATTGGTTAGTTTCTTTAAGAACGGAAAGAGAAAAATACGAGAATAAAAAATTATTAAATAACTTTACGAAATAACAAATGACCATGAAAAGAATTTTATTGACTGGTTTTGTACTTATAGCAGGATTTACACAAGCACAGGAAAAAAGTAAATCTCACACTAAACTCAAAGCAGAGAAACCTTTTGTAAACCCTGTAAAACTTACTAAAGAGGAAAGAAACAGACCTTATATGGATGAGGTTTTAAAATCCAGAGACCCTTTAACTCCAGAGGAAGCAGAAAGGAGAAGAAAGAACATTGAGGCTGGAAACCCATTTAAGAAATATGGTTACTATCCCAAAGTAGCTACTTTAAGCAAAGGAAAGTACTTGGAATTCCATGACAAGGATTCTATTGTAAGTATTGGCTCTGTAAGATTCAACAGAAAGACCAAAGAGATTGTTGAGTTCAGGGAGATAGATTTAAGTGACCCAGATGCGCAACCGTACTTAGATACTGCGGGCAGATGGTTCTCTCCTGACCCGTTAAGTGAGGAATATTCAAGCTGGTCACCTTATAACATGGTTATGAATAACCCAATAAAGAACATTGACCCTGATGGAAGAGGTGTTCTTGACAACTTCCAGTTACTTCAAAACGGACAGGTTAAGCTTATAGAGAAGACTGATGATAAAACTGATACTTTATTTGCATCAGATAAGAAAGGTAACGTGGATAAAAGTAATAGTGTGACAGTTGAAAAAGGTATTGTAGGTCAGTTACAATACTATAGAGATGGAAATACATCAGATAGCTATCCAGCCTATCACCAAGCTATAAAAGAAAGTACGGAATCTACCCAAAATGATATGTCTAAGTTATTTGATTTCTCAGCCAAAAATTCTACAGTTGAATTTTCATTGACTGACTTTAAAATAAACGATAAAAAATTTATCTCTCTACAAACGTACAACTCGGACGAAAGGTCACCAGGTATGAATCAAATTGGTGTTGCAGAAGGAAGTGAAATAAAACTGAAACATAATCATCCGAGCAAAGATACTTATGATAGCAGTTTTACAGAAATAAACTCTATGGGCTTTAAAGAACAAAATGGAAGAACAAAAATTTCTGGGGATTATTATAACGTAAGGGGAAATGGTAGTGGCAAACCAATCAATTACAAATATCAAACTTATTTTCCAAAATCAGGAAATCTATATAATGTTACACCTACAGGAATTAAGCTTGCTAGGTAAATAAACAATAATTTAAGATTCAGAATAATGAAAATTACAATAATTTTTGCTTTTATTTTTTTCTTGTTTACTTCATGTGAAGAGAAAAAAAACAATACGGATTTAAATGATAATTTATATAACGTTCTTATAGATTACCAGAAAAAAAATCCTTTTAAAGAGGTACCTGAAAATTCAATGTATGTTTATGAAGTTTATTTTTATCAGGATAGCACTCTATCTGTCTCACTTAGTCCGATTGGAGTTAATCTTGAAGAGAAGAATCCTTATGGCATTTATAAAGATGAAACTTTAAAAGCCACATACATTATTGATAAAAACAGAATTGGAAAAAATCTTGTAAAGAAATACATTCAAAGAGATTTGGATAAGTTTGTTTTAAAAGACTTTGTAATAAATGATGCAATGTATCCAGAATATATTTATAAAATCAAAGGGGAAAATCTAATATTTAAAGACTCTATAAGGGGGAATGTTCACAGGTAAATAGGACTAAATATAAACCTACTATTTGTTTTTAATAAAATACTGATATTTAAATTGTTAACGTGTGAAATATCGAATATATTGTCTTACAAGATAAAAAAAAAGAATAACTTCTCTCAAAAAATGGGAGAAGTTATTGTTTTCAGGAATATAGTTAAATGCTTACACCTCGATTTTTGTTTATTTTTTGAACATCAAAAAGTGATGAAAAATTGATGAAATTTCAATCTGCCTTTTGTAATAAGAAGTGTGATGAATATCAGCAACTTAAATGGAAAACAAAGCCTCTAAGTCGTTACAATGCATATAGTGATATTAAAAA harbors:
- a CDS encoding RHS repeat-associated core domain-containing protein, which produces MKRILLTGFVLIAGFTQAQEKSKSHTKLKAEKPFVNPVKLTKEERNRPYMDEVLKSRDPLTPEEAERRRKNIEAGNPFKKYGYYPKVATLSKGKYLEFHDKDSIVSIGSVRFNRKTKEIVEFREIDLSDPDAQPYLDTAGRWFSPDPLSEEYSSWSPYNMVMNNPIKNIDPDGRGVLDNFQLLQNGQVKLIEKTDDKTDTLFASDKKGNVDKSNSVTVEKGIVGQLQYYRDGNTSDSYPAYHQAIKESTESTQNDMSKLFDFSAKNSTVEFSLTDFKINDKKFISLQTYNSDERSPGMNQIGVAEGSEIKLKHNHPSKDTYDSSFTEINSMGFKEQNGRTKISGDYYNVRGNGSGKPINYKYQTYFPKSGNLYNVTPTGIKLAR